Proteins co-encoded in one Thermodesulfobacteriota bacterium genomic window:
- a CDS encoding methyl viologen-reducing hydrogenase yields MAVNVFEDWLNACSGCEISILNIGDPLVDLLPHINFVHIPPLVDNKLFGQLGEKQDMEVPEAPVAIISGGIRTDEMVHELKEIRKKSKFLVALGTCACHGGIPAQANMWKKEELLEKVYRDCPSTEPSPPPKDPNVPELIPSCKALDEFVPVDVYIPGCPPHPDWIADAVLALLGGATSWSLPERSVCDTCPTIREKKSGGGAVKRFLQNLDFNPEEGLDKMRCINEMGFLCQGPVTLAGCAGKSGVPRCIQARTPCRGCFGPIRKDTNPLMDMMGALASVGMDPNSVVDRRATLNRYIGAHGVLKVLPPRPAK; encoded by the coding sequence ATGGCCGTCAATGTCTTTGAAGACTGGTTGAATGCATGTTCAGGTTGCGAAATCTCCATCCTCAACATCGGAGACCCCCTGGTGGACCTCCTGCCTCACATCAACTTTGTCCACATCCCTCCGCTGGTCGACAACAAACTCTTCGGCCAGTTAGGGGAGAAACAGGATATGGAGGTCCCGGAGGCGCCCGTGGCCATCATTTCGGGAGGCATCCGGACCGACGAGATGGTCCACGAATTGAAGGAGATTCGAAAGAAGTCGAAGTTTCTCGTCGCCCTGGGCACCTGTGCCTGCCACGGTGGGATCCCGGCACAGGCCAATATGTGGAAGAAAGAGGAGCTCTTGGAGAAGGTCTATCGCGATTGCCCCTCCACAGAGCCTTCTCCCCCTCCCAAAGATCCCAACGTCCCTGAGCTCATCCCGTCGTGTAAGGCCTTGGACGAATTCGTCCCGGTGGATGTCTACATCCCAGGCTGCCCTCCCCACCCCGACTGGATCGCCGATGCGGTTCTGGCCCTCCTCGGCGGCGCAACGTCCTGGAGCCTACCGGAACGGAGCGTCTGCGACACCTGTCCGACGATCCGAGAGAAGAAATCCGGCGGTGGGGCGGTGAAACGCTTTCTCCAGAATCTCGATTTCAACCCCGAAGAGGGGCTCGACAAGATGCGATGCATCAACGAGATGGGCTTCCTCTGCCAGGGACCGGTCACCCTTGCGGGTTGTGCCGGCAAAAGCGGAGTTCCCCGCTGCATCCAGGCCAGAACCCCCTGCCGGGGCTGCTTCGGACCCATCCGGAAGGATACCAACCCCCTGATGGATATGATGGGGGCGCTCGCATCGGTCGGCATGGATCCGAACTCCGTGGTGGATAGACGGGCCACCTTGAATCGCTATATCGGGGCGCACGGGGTCCTGAAGGTCCTCCCCCCGCGTCCTGCCAAATGA
- a CDS encoding hydrogenase iron-sulfur subunit yields the protein MKDTFEPLIIGFCCNWCAYAGADLAGVSRLQYPPSLRIIRVMCSGMIHPRLVIDALTKGADGVLVGGUHIGDCHYQDGNVIAGKRAEAIRLVLDDIGIEQERFRVEWVSSAEGPRFAQIVTEFTEQIKKLGPNPYKTISQEVPEIHAHP from the coding sequence ATGAAGGATACCTTTGAACCCCTGATCATCGGATTCTGCTGTAACTGGTGCGCCTACGCCGGCGCCGATCTTGCAGGCGTCTCGAGGTTGCAATATCCCCCCAGCCTGAGGATCATCCGGGTCATGTGTTCCGGGATGATCCACCCACGGTTGGTCATCGATGCCCTGACCAAAGGGGCAGATGGCGTCCTGGTGGGTGGCTGACACATCGGCGACTGCCATTACCAGGATGGTAATGTGATCGCCGGAAAGAGAGCAGAGGCCATTCGCCTGGTCCTCGACGACATCGGGATCGAACAGGAACGGTTCCGGGTGGAGTGGGTCTCCTCGGCCGAGGGTCCCCGATTCGCCCAGATCGTGACCGAGTTCACCGAACAGATCAAGAAGCTGGGACCGAACCCCTATAAAACGATTTCCCAAGAGGTGCCCGAAATCCACGCCCATCCCTGA
- a CDS encoding Ni/Fe hydrogenase subunit alpha has product MGKVINLQPITRIEGHTRVTITLDDTGNVVDTKVHGQNLRGFEKFCEGRPVEEMPRIVCHICGICPWAHHLASSKATDGCFGVTPPPTAIKLRRLMQSIAYVSDKILHFYFLAAPDFVLGPDADPSVRNVVGIVKAAPDLAKQVVHMRHLGAQMLEGFAGRAIHPTFSVPGGVSKPMTEAERKKLLGPAQELLEFSKFTMKFAKENVFPKYMDAIKTLGVIKVGYIGTVRDDGALEFYDGKIRLMKPDGSYDDFTYDQYLDHIGEAVMPWTYQKFPYAKKWGKFNLSLDNPVGVYRSNTLARINVADKMATPLAQAELEEFRAAFGRPAHYTLLYHYARLIELLQVAETMVELLNDPEITNPNVRTPVTPKAGRGVGCVEAPRGTLIHDYTCDENGFVTKVNLIVGTTHNNAPMNLSVNQTAKTFIKDGKYDQGILNRVEMAIRAYDPULSCAIHRLDGGLAIELTIVDSKGNVIETFRK; this is encoded by the coding sequence ATGGGCAAAGTCATCAATCTCCAGCCGATCACACGGATCGAAGGTCACACGCGGGTTACGATCACCCTGGACGATACAGGAAACGTGGTCGATACCAAAGTCCATGGTCAGAACCTTAGAGGTTTTGAAAAGTTCTGCGAAGGCAGGCCCGTCGAGGAGATGCCCCGGATCGTCTGCCATATCTGCGGCATCTGCCCCTGGGCCCACCACCTCGCATCGAGCAAGGCGACCGATGGCTGTTTCGGCGTCACCCCGCCGCCCACGGCCATCAAACTTCGCCGCCTGATGCAGAGCATCGCCTATGTCAGCGACAAGATCCTCCACTTCTACTTCCTGGCCGCCCCGGACTTCGTCCTCGGTCCAGATGCCGATCCCTCGGTCAGGAACGTGGTCGGGATCGTCAAGGCCGCACCCGATCTGGCCAAACAGGTCGTCCATATGCGACACCTCGGCGCCCAGATGCTGGAAGGCTTTGCCGGAAGGGCCATCCATCCCACCTTCTCGGTGCCAGGCGGGGTGAGCAAGCCCATGACCGAAGCGGAGCGAAAGAAGCTCCTCGGCCCCGCCCAGGAGCTCTTGGAGTTCTCGAAGTTTACGATGAAGTTCGCCAAGGAGAACGTCTTTCCGAAGTATATGGACGCCATCAAGACCCTCGGCGTCATCAAGGTGGGATACATCGGCACCGTAAGGGACGACGGAGCGCTGGAGTTTTACGACGGCAAGATCCGTCTGATGAAACCGGATGGCTCCTATGACGACTTCACCTACGACCAGTACCTCGACCACATCGGCGAGGCGGTCATGCCCTGGACCTATCAGAAGTTTCCCTATGCCAAGAAGTGGGGCAAATTCAACCTCTCCCTGGACAATCCTGTCGGCGTCTATCGGTCCAACACCCTGGCGCGGATCAACGTGGCCGACAAGATGGCCACCCCGCTCGCCCAGGCCGAACTGGAGGAGTTCCGGGCAGCCTTCGGCCGGCCCGCCCATTACACCCTCCTCTACCACTACGCCCGGCTGATCGAGCTCCTTCAGGTGGCCGAGACCATGGTGGAACTCCTGAACGACCCCGAGATCACCAATCCCAATGTCAGGACACCGGTCACGCCCAAGGCGGGCAGGGGAGTGGGATGTGTGGAGGCCCCGCGAGGCACCCTGATCCATGATTATACGTGCGATGAAAATGGCTTCGTGACCAAGGTGAACCTGATCGTCGGGACGACCCATAACAACGCTCCGATGAATCTTTCGGTCAACCAGACCGCCAAAACCTTCATCAAGGATGGGAAATACGATCAGGGGATTCTCAACAGGGTAGAAATGGCCATACGTGCCTACGACCCCTGACTCAGCTGCGCCATTCACCGCCTGGACGGCGGTCTTGCAATCGAGCTCACCATCGTCGATTCAAAAGGAAACGTGATCGAAACCTTCCGGAAGTAA
- a CDS encoding patatin-like phospholipase family protein, which translates to MPDKLALVLSGGGAKGAFAAGAVKYLMIELGLRFDLVVGTSTGALIAPLVAMGDIANLVHFYENVEQQDILTDRPDLLAFLFSDALNDTRPLERLIQNFFGDRTRYEKLLHSPTEMFVTVVNMQTGEVEYGNPHQDPKPVLLKKILASACVPVMMPPVKIGRYQYVDGGVKEIAPFRKAIEEGATHILSVILSPDARHRAPSRKEFKSSMDILKRTLELLTDEVVDNDLKVANLYSEAIRYLDRIRRNAKEALGLSDKQIRRLFTGLENPFEGRRIVEIVTIRPEKELLESSLEFDPDRMRKMVDMGYKKAKEVMNQKRLAEAFQRPDLNDINH; encoded by the coding sequence ATGCCAGATAAGCTCGCCCTGGTCCTGAGCGGCGGAGGAGCGAAAGGCGCCTTTGCCGCAGGCGCGGTAAAATACCTGATGATAGAGCTCGGCCTGAGGTTCGATCTCGTCGTCGGGACGAGCACGGGCGCCCTGATCGCGCCCTTGGTGGCAATGGGTGACATCGCCAACCTCGTCCATTTCTATGAGAACGTGGAGCAACAGGACATCCTCACCGACCGGCCCGATCTCCTGGCCTTCCTCTTCTCCGATGCCCTGAACGATACCCGACCCCTCGAAAGGCTCATCCAGAATTTCTTCGGCGACCGAACCCGCTACGAGAAGCTCCTCCACTCACCGACCGAGATGTTCGTCACCGTCGTCAACATGCAGACAGGAGAGGTCGAATACGGAAACCCACATCAGGACCCCAAGCCCGTCCTCCTCAAGAAGATCCTCGCCTCGGCCTGCGTTCCGGTGATGATGCCTCCGGTCAAGATCGGGAGGTATCAATACGTGGACGGCGGGGTCAAGGAGATCGCGCCGTTCCGCAAGGCGATCGAGGAAGGGGCCACGCATATCCTCTCGGTCATCCTATCCCCCGATGCGAGACACCGGGCACCTTCCCGGAAAGAATTCAAAAGTTCAATGGATATTCTAAAAAGGACCCTTGAGCTTCTGACCGACGAAGTGGTTGATAACGACCTAAAAGTCGCCAACCTCTACAGCGAGGCCATCCGATATCTCGATCGAATCAGAAGGAATGCCAAAGAGGCACTCGGTTTGTCCGACAAACAGATCCGAAGACTTTTCACAGGGCTCGAAAACCCCTTCGAAGGCAGAAGGATTGTAGAAATCGTAACGATCCGGCCAGAAAAAGAGCTCTTAGAATCCTCCCTCGAATTCGACCCAGACCGGATGAGAAAGATGGTCGATATGGGCTATAAAAAAGCCAAAGAGGTGATGAACCAGAAAAGATTGGCCGAGGCCTTCCAGCGCCCAGATCTTAACGACATCAACCATTAA
- a CDS encoding hydrogenase maturation protease, producing the protein MKSAPNFHESILKVEYRNESETQYRDILVLGCGNILFGDDGFGPCVIEYLQKHERVPENVSLLNVGTSVRGILFDILLSSHRPKKIIVVDAVDLGREPGTVFPIDIDEMPLNKIDDFTLHEMPTSNLLKELKEFCDIEVLIIAGQIAHLPEEVKPGLSDPLQESLPLAAQEVLKACRG; encoded by the coding sequence ATGAAGTCAGCCCCCAACTTCCACGAAAGCATCCTGAAGGTCGAATATCGGAACGAAAGCGAGACCCAGTATCGAGACATCCTCGTTTTGGGATGTGGCAATATCCTCTTTGGAGACGACGGGTTCGGCCCCTGCGTGATCGAGTATCTCCAGAAACATGAAAGGGTCCCGGAAAATGTCTCCCTCCTCAATGTAGGAACCAGCGTTCGAGGGATCCTCTTCGATATCCTCCTCTCGTCCCATCGGCCCAAAAAGATCATCGTCGTAGACGCCGTCGACCTCGGGAGGGAACCCGGGACGGTCTTCCCGATCGACATCGATGAGATGCCACTGAATAAAATCGATGACTTCACCCTCCACGAAATGCCAACCTCCAATCTTCTCAAAGAGCTCAAGGAATTTTGCGACATAGAGGTCCTCATCATCGCCGGACAGATCGCGCACCTTCCCGAAGAGGTGAAGCCAGGGCTCTCCGATCCCTTACAAGAAAGCCTGCCCCTGGCTGCGCAGGAGGTATTGAAGGCGTGTCGAGGATGA
- a CDS encoding NAD(P)-binding protein, whose protein sequence is MQQPKTNGKKVGAALIVGGGIGGMAAALDLAAAGIKVYLADSKPSIGGVMAQLDKTFPTNDCAMUTIAPRLVEVGRHKDIELITLSEIESVKGEPGNFQVTIRKKPRYIDITKCTGCGLCFAGCPVFMKNEFEVGLSDRKAVYILFPQSIPNKATIDKREERPCKAACMYACPINTNALGYIKLIAQGKFKEAYELNRAVNPLPSVCGKVCYAPCEANCNRGELDEPIAIRELKMFVADQVNPDELPVPQITKTGKKVAVIGAGPAGLAAANDLALKGHEVTIFEALPEPGGMLRYAIPEYRLPKKVLAQEINYIKRLGVEIKTGVAVGKDIPISALKKDYQAIFLGMGAPGGMKLEGEGADLPGVTDGIKFLQAVNLGKKVELGKKVAVVGGGNTAIDCARTALRLGAEEVRVVYRRTRAEMPAAKEEIEAMLAEGVKLDFLTLPQKFFAKNGKLAEMECIKMELGEPDASGRRRPIPIKGSEFRVPVDTVIAALGQVTDVGFLKELNVNTAKNGTILVDPETGATNVEGVFAGGDVVTGAAYVIDAIAAGKKAAAAIDRYLKGQPIKVEKEVKKPEKMGDQKVVELKQRFPAASRVHMNELPVAERVKNFKEVALGFTPEQAVKEASRCLAGQIEGCIECEECMKRCEAQAVVYTQKEERVELNVGSIILSPGYQLYDATGKPEYGYGRYPNVIGALEFERILSASGPFGGHVVRPSDHKEPKRIAFVQCVGSRDHENDYCSSFCCMFATKEAIIAKEHLGPDLQCDIFFMDMRAFSKGFDEYYERAKQLGVNYIRSRPASIEEVPGTRNLIIKYLTDGDVKASREYDMVVLSIGTQPPKDVERLAQTFGIELNEFKFCKTSPFRPLESKREGIYLAGAFTQPKDIPETVMEASGAASRVLSLLKEARGTLIKKEEFPPEKDVLGQEPRIGVFVCNCGSNIGGFLNVPEVREYAKTLPNVVYVEDNLYTCSNDTQDKIREKIKEYDLNRVVVSACTPRTHEPLFRSTVRKAGLNPYLFEMANIRDQCSWVHMNEREKATQKAKDLVRMAVAKARLLEPLEMMKVPVNKAAMVIGGGLSGMTSALDLAEQGFQVYLLEKEKELGGNLKKIHYLIDGTRTQNELQSLIKKVKEHKNIQLFTQAKIEKVDGFVGNFKTTVSSNGTSKELEHGIVVIATGSKEYQPKEYLYGSDQRVLTQLELEQKLAQGGLGREVKNVVMIQCVGSRDEERPYCSRLCCNEAVKNALKIKELSPETNVYVLYRDVRTYGFKEQYYTQARQKGVAFIRFEKDRKPEVVRSGNGLKVNVFDQTLGIPLTMNADLVVLSAGVVPNEDNKELGQLFKVPLNKDGFFLEAHMKLRPIDFATDGVFLAGMAHFPKAVEESISQAQAASSRAATVLAKDSIELEGTISRVIDENCDGCAYCVSPCPYEAINLVEYVRGDSIKKFVEVNEVLCKGCGVCMATCPKEGIVVRGFKLKQIAAQLNAALEVAV, encoded by the coding sequence ATGCAACAGCCTAAGACGAACGGTAAGAAAGTAGGTGCCGCCCTAATCGTCGGCGGCGGGATTGGCGGGATGGCCGCTGCGCTCGATCTGGCCGCAGCGGGCATCAAGGTCTATCTGGCCGACAGCAAACCTTCGATCGGCGGGGTGATGGCCCAGCTCGACAAGACCTTTCCCACGAATGACTGCGCGATGTGAACGATCGCGCCCAGACTGGTCGAGGTCGGCCGGCATAAAGATATCGAGTTGATCACGTTAAGTGAGATCGAGAGTGTCAAAGGAGAACCAGGAAACTTCCAGGTCACCATCCGAAAGAAGCCCCGCTATATCGACATCACCAAATGTACCGGTTGCGGCCTCTGCTTTGCGGGCTGCCCGGTCTTCATGAAGAACGAGTTCGAGGTCGGGCTCTCGGACCGAAAGGCCGTCTATATCCTCTTTCCCCAATCCATCCCCAACAAGGCGACGATCGACAAGCGCGAGGAACGGCCCTGCAAGGCGGCCTGCATGTATGCCTGTCCGATCAATACTAATGCCCTGGGATATATTAAATTGATCGCCCAGGGGAAGTTCAAGGAGGCCTACGAGCTCAACCGGGCCGTCAACCCCCTCCCCTCCGTCTGCGGAAAGGTCTGTTACGCGCCCTGTGAGGCCAACTGCAACCGGGGAGAGCTCGATGAGCCCATCGCCATCCGGGAGCTCAAGATGTTCGTGGCCGACCAGGTCAATCCCGACGAGCTTCCCGTTCCTCAGATCACGAAAACAGGGAAGAAGGTGGCGGTGATCGGGGCGGGGCCGGCCGGGCTTGCGGCGGCCAATGACCTGGCCCTGAAGGGTCACGAGGTCACGATCTTCGAGGCCCTGCCCGAGCCGGGCGGGATGTTGCGCTATGCCATTCCCGAATACCGTCTGCCCAAAAAGGTCCTCGCCCAGGAGATCAACTACATCAAGAGATTGGGCGTGGAGATCAAGACCGGCGTTGCGGTCGGCAAGGATATCCCCATCAGCGCCCTGAAGAAGGATTATCAGGCCATCTTCCTCGGGATGGGCGCTCCGGGTGGGATGAAACTGGAGGGCGAAGGGGCCGATCTGCCCGGGGTCACCGACGGGATCAAATTCCTCCAGGCCGTCAACCTCGGAAAGAAGGTCGAGTTGGGAAAGAAGGTGGCCGTGGTCGGAGGAGGCAATACGGCCATCGACTGTGCCCGGACCGCCTTGCGATTGGGAGCCGAGGAGGTTCGGGTCGTCTATCGACGGACCCGGGCTGAGATGCCTGCGGCCAAAGAGGAGATCGAGGCGATGCTGGCCGAAGGGGTCAAGCTCGATTTCCTCACCCTTCCACAGAAGTTCTTTGCCAAAAACGGAAAACTGGCCGAGATGGAGTGCATCAAGATGGAGCTCGGGGAGCCCGATGCCAGCGGCCGAAGGCGTCCCATCCCGATCAAAGGGTCGGAGTTCAGGGTCCCCGTCGATACGGTCATCGCCGCCCTCGGTCAGGTGACCGATGTCGGGTTTTTAAAGGAGCTGAACGTCAACACCGCCAAGAACGGGACCATCCTGGTCGATCCCGAAACAGGGGCGACCAACGTGGAAGGCGTCTTTGCGGGTGGCGATGTGGTCACCGGAGCGGCCTACGTCATCGATGCGATCGCTGCGGGAAAGAAGGCCGCCGCGGCCATCGACCGCTACCTCAAGGGCCAGCCCATCAAGGTCGAAAAAGAGGTGAAGAAGCCCGAGAAGATGGGCGACCAGAAGGTCGTGGAACTGAAACAACGCTTCCCGGCCGCAAGCCGCGTCCACATGAACGAACTGCCCGTGGCGGAACGGGTGAAGAATTTCAAGGAGGTGGCCCTGGGATTCACCCCCGAACAGGCCGTCAAAGAGGCCTCCAGGTGCCTCGCGGGACAGATCGAGGGCTGTATCGAATGCGAAGAGTGCATGAAGCGCTGCGAGGCCCAGGCCGTGGTCTACACCCAGAAGGAAGAGCGGGTGGAGCTCAACGTCGGCTCCATCATCCTCTCGCCCGGATATCAGCTCTACGATGCCACGGGCAAACCCGAATACGGCTACGGGCGGTATCCCAACGTGATCGGAGCGCTCGAGTTCGAGCGGATCCTCTCGGCCTCCGGACCGTTTGGGGGCCATGTGGTCCGGCCCTCGGATCACAAGGAACCGAAACGGATCGCCTTCGTCCAGTGCGTCGGTTCGAGGGATCATGAGAACGATTACTGCTCCTCGTTCTGCTGCATGTTCGCCACCAAAGAGGCGATCATCGCCAAGGAGCACCTTGGGCCCGATCTCCAATGCGACATCTTCTTCATGGATATGCGGGCCTTCAGCAAAGGGTTCGATGAATATTATGAGAGGGCCAAACAGTTAGGAGTCAACTATATCCGGTCCAGACCGGCCTCCATCGAGGAGGTGCCCGGGACCCGGAACCTGATCATTAAATATCTCACGGATGGCGATGTCAAAGCCTCCCGCGAGTACGACATGGTGGTCCTTTCCATCGGCACCCAGCCTCCCAAGGACGTGGAGCGCCTGGCCCAGACCTTCGGCATCGAGCTGAACGAGTTCAAGTTCTGCAAGACCTCGCCCTTCCGGCCCCTCGAGTCGAAACGGGAAGGAATCTATCTGGCCGGTGCCTTCACCCAGCCCAAGGACATCCCCGAAACGGTGATGGAGGCCTCCGGCGCAGCCTCAAGGGTCCTCTCCCTTTTGAAGGAGGCCAGGGGCACCCTGATCAAGAAAGAGGAGTTCCCGCCCGAAAAGGATGTCCTCGGCCAGGAACCCCGCATCGGGGTCTTCGTCTGCAACTGCGGATCGAATATCGGAGGCTTTCTCAACGTCCCCGAGGTCAGGGAGTATGCGAAGACCCTTCCCAACGTCGTCTATGTGGAGGACAACCTCTATACCTGCTCCAACGACACCCAGGATAAGATCCGGGAGAAGATCAAAGAGTACGACCTGAACCGGGTGGTGGTCTCGGCCTGCACGCCGAGGACGCACGAACCCCTCTTCAGGAGCACGGTCCGAAAGGCAGGGCTCAATCCCTATCTCTTCGAGATGGCCAACATCCGCGACCAATGCTCCTGGGTGCACATGAATGAGCGCGAAAAGGCCACCCAAAAGGCCAAGGACCTCGTCCGGATGGCGGTAGCCAAGGCGAGGCTCCTGGAGCCTCTCGAAATGATGAAGGTCCCGGTCAACAAGGCCGCCATGGTCATCGGTGGCGGTCTGTCCGGGATGACTTCCGCCCTCGATCTGGCGGAACAGGGCTTCCAGGTCTATCTCCTGGAGAAGGAGAAGGAACTGGGAGGAAACCTCAAGAAGATCCATTATCTCATCGACGGGACCCGAACCCAGAACGAACTCCAATCCTTGATCAAGAAGGTGAAGGAGCACAAAAACATTCAGCTCTTCACCCAGGCGAAGATCGAAAAGGTGGACGGGTTCGTGGGGAATTTCAAGACCACCGTCTCCTCCAATGGGACCTCCAAAGAGCTGGAGCATGGGATCGTCGTCATCGCCACCGGCTCGAAGGAGTACCAGCCCAAAGAGTATCTCTATGGCTCGGACCAGAGGGTCCTGACCCAATTGGAGCTCGAGCAGAAACTGGCCCAGGGCGGCCTTGGCCGGGAGGTCAAGAACGTCGTGATGATCCAGTGCGTGGGCTCTCGCGACGAGGAAAGACCCTACTGTTCGAGGCTCTGCTGTAACGAGGCGGTCAAAAATGCCCTGAAGATCAAGGAGCTCTCACCCGAGACCAACGTCTACGTCCTGTATCGGGATGTGAGGACCTACGGTTTCAAAGAACAGTACTACACCCAGGCGAGGCAGAAGGGCGTTGCCTTCATCCGGTTCGAGAAGGATCGGAAGCCTGAGGTGGTGCGAAGCGGTAACGGCCTGAAGGTGAACGTCTTCGATCAGACCCTGGGGATCCCCCTCACCATGAACGCCGACCTGGTGGTCCTCTCCGCGGGAGTGGTTCCGAACGAGGACAACAAGGAACTGGGTCAACTCTTCAAGGTTCCTCTCAACAAGGATGGGTTCTTCCTCGAGGCCCATATGAAGCTCCGTCCGATCGACTTTGCCACCGACGGTGTCTTCCTGGCCGGCATGGCCCACTTCCCCAAGGCGGTCGAAGAAAGCATCTCCCAGGCTCAGGCCGCATCCTCGAGGGCCGCTACGGTTCTGGCCAAAGACTCGATCGAACTGGAAGGGACGATCTCGAGGGTCATCGACGAGAACTGCGACGGTTGCGCCTACTGCGTGAGCCCCTGCCCATACGAGGCCATCAACCTGGTGGAGTATGTGAGGGGAGATTCCATCAAGAAGTTCGTGGAGGTCAACGAAGTCCTCTGTAAAGGATGTGGCGTCTGCATGGCCACCTGCCCGAAAGAGGGGATCGTGGTGCGCGGTTTCAAACTGAAACAGATCGCAGCCCAACTCAATGCTGCATTGGAGGTCGCCGTATGA
- a CDS encoding 4Fe-4S dicluster domain-containing protein, which produces MNYYEADLKLMSEVRKYGKFDAEGCFNCGSCTLACELSQDQATFPRRPMRMVITGVKQALLQSIDPWVCHDCGDCSTTCPRETKPQESMMTLRRYLVSAYDWTGIASLINRSKGWYIGSLAIVAAIVFLLIVLYHIYGAKMSLSELASTGLGVGHMFPMITYFTWVVILLPFLILLTNALRMYGMVSSGAEQVRGEAPSFLSRVATFFVHFFTYKKMAECPTGKSRWVEHLFIGLGCLMMLFVKVFALRWFQTEEIHPIFHPQRWIGYLATFFLLYGTGSILIDRMKKEKEVYKSSELQDWTFLLLLFGTALSGIILHICRISGLELATCYFYAIHLLIAVPMLVIEMPFGKWTHMIYRPLAIALQPKKGTIQPQWSQKEVSKYATA; this is translated from the coding sequence ATGAATTACTACGAAGCAGATTTGAAACTGATGTCCGAAGTCCGCAAATACGGGAAATTCGATGCGGAGGGATGTTTCAACTGTGGCAGCTGCACCCTGGCCTGTGAACTCTCGCAGGACCAGGCTACCTTCCCGAGAAGGCCGATGCGTATGGTCATCACGGGCGTCAAGCAGGCCCTCCTTCAGAGCATCGATCCCTGGGTCTGCCACGACTGTGGCGACTGCTCCACGACCTGCCCCCGGGAGACCAAACCCCAGGAATCGATGATGACCCTGCGACGGTATCTGGTCTCGGCCTACGACTGGACCGGCATCGCCTCCCTGATCAACCGCTCCAAAGGGTGGTACATCGGTTCTCTCGCCATCGTCGCGGCCATCGTCTTTCTGCTCATCGTCCTCTACCACATCTATGGGGCGAAGATGAGCCTCTCGGAACTGGCCTCTACGGGGCTGGGGGTGGGCCATATGTTTCCGATGATCACCTATTTTACATGGGTGGTGATTCTCCTTCCGTTCCTGATCCTTTTGACCAATGCCTTACGGATGTACGGGATGGTCTCATCAGGGGCCGAACAGGTCCGAGGAGAAGCCCCTTCCTTTCTCTCCCGCGTCGCGACCTTCTTCGTCCACTTCTTCACCTATAAAAAGATGGCCGAGTGTCCGACGGGGAAGAGCCGGTGGGTGGAACACCTCTTCATCGGCCTGGGCTGCCTGATGATGCTCTTCGTCAAGGTCTTTGCCCTGAGGTGGTTCCAGACCGAGGAGATCCACCCCATCTTCCATCCCCAGAGATGGATCGGGTATCTGGCCACCTTCTTCCTCCTCTATGGCACCGGCAGCATCCTCATCGACCGGATGAAGAAGGAGAAAGAGGTCTATAAATCGTCCGAGCTTCAGGATTGGACCTTTCTGCTCCTCCTCTTCGGGACGGCCCTGAGCGGGATCATCCTCCATATCTGCAGGATCTCCGGACTCGAACTGGCCACCTGTTACTTTTATGCCATTCACCTGTTGATCGCCGTGCCCATGCTCGTCATCGAAATGCCTTTCGGCAAATGGACCCATATGATCTATCGGCCACTGGCCATCGCCTTACAACCCAAAAAGGGGACGATACAACCCCAATGGTCCCAGAAGGAGGTTTCCAAATATGCAACAGCCTAA